A genomic region of Bacteroides acidifaciens contains the following coding sequences:
- a CDS encoding nucleotidyltransferase family protein, with the protein MKTKDEIITILRNFKEEFGERYGIEKLGLFGSVARGEQKEDSDIDICIKLQEPDYFTRMEIKESLEERFNAKVDVVSLTAIMRSLFRNHIEKDAIYI; encoded by the coding sequence TTGAAAACAAAAGATGAAATAATCACTATTCTCCGGAATTTTAAGGAAGAGTTTGGGGAGAGATATGGAATTGAAAAGTTAGGGCTTTTCGGTTCTGTGGCTCGTGGTGAACAGAAGGAAGATAGTGATATTGATATTTGTATTAAACTCCAAGAGCCTGATTATTTTACTCGAATGGAAATAAAAGAGTCTTTAGAAGAACGTTTTAATGCAAAAGTGGATGTCGTGTCTTTAACTGCAATTATGCGTAGTTTATTTCGAAATCATATAGAGAAAGATGCAATCTATATCTAA
- a CDS encoding Na/Pi cotransporter family protein — protein MEYSFYDFLKLIGSLGLFLYGMKIMSEGLQKVAGDRLRSILTAMTTNRVTGVLTGVLITALIQSSSATTVMVVSFVNAGLLTLAESISVIMGANIGTTVTAWIISIFGFKVDMAAFALPLLAIALPFIFSGKSNRKSVGEFIFGFSFLFMGLSYLKANAPDLNANPEMLAFVQNYTDMGFFSILLFLFIGTILTMIVQASAATMAITLIMCANGWISLELGAALVLGENIGTTITANLAALTANTQAKRAALAHFVFNVFGVIWVLIIFHPFMQLVNWVVDTFFQSSNPEVAISYKLSAFHSIFNICNVCILIWAVKLIERTVCALIHPKEEDEEPRLRFITGGMLSTAELSILQARKEIHLFAERTHRMFGMVQDLLHTEKDDDFNKLFSRIEKYENISDNMELEIANYLNQVSEGRLSSESKLQIRAMLREVTEIESIGDSCYNLARTVNRKRQTNQDFTEKQYEHIHFMMKLTNDALAQMIMVVEKPEHQNIDINKSFNIENEINNYRNQLKNQNILDVNNKEYDYQMGVYYMDIIAECEKLGDYIVNVVEASSDVKEKKVS, from the coding sequence ATGGAATATTCTTTTTATGATTTTTTAAAGCTCATAGGTTCATTAGGGCTCTTCTTGTACGGAATGAAGATAATGAGCGAGGGCTTGCAAAAGGTCGCAGGTGACAGACTACGAAGTATCTTGACGGCAATGACTACCAACAGGGTAACGGGAGTATTGACAGGTGTGTTAATCACAGCCCTTATCCAATCTTCTTCAGCGACGACGGTAATGGTCGTGAGTTTCGTTAATGCCGGGTTACTTACTCTTGCCGAATCTATCAGTGTCATTATGGGTGCCAACATCGGTACTACGGTCACTGCCTGGATTATCTCAATTTTCGGATTTAAGGTTGACATGGCCGCTTTTGCCCTTCCTCTTTTGGCCATCGCCCTTCCGTTTATCTTCTCGGGCAAAAGTAACCGCAAGTCCGTTGGTGAATTCATTTTCGGTTTCTCTTTCCTCTTCATGGGACTTTCTTATCTGAAAGCAAATGCGCCCGACTTGAATGCCAACCCGGAAATGCTCGCCTTCGTACAGAACTACACGGATATGGGATTCTTCTCCATTCTGTTGTTCCTGTTCATCGGTACGATACTGACCATGATTGTACAGGCTTCTGCCGCCACGATGGCAATTACGCTGATTATGTGTGCCAACGGCTGGATTAGTCTGGAACTGGGTGCAGCCCTCGTACTGGGAGAAAATATCGGAACTACAATCACCGCCAATCTTGCCGCATTAACAGCCAATACACAGGCTAAACGGGCAGCATTGGCGCATTTTGTTTTTAATGTGTTCGGTGTTATCTGGGTATTGATTATCTTCCACCCTTTCATGCAACTGGTGAACTGGGTGGTAGACACTTTCTTCCAAAGCAGCAACCCCGAAGTTGCCATCTCATACAAACTGTCCGCTTTCCACTCTATCTTCAATATCTGTAACGTATGTATCCTGATATGGGCCGTGAAACTGATTGAACGTACCGTATGTGCTTTAATTCACCCGAAGGAAGAGGACGAAGAACCAAGACTGCGGTTTATCACCGGCGGTATGCTGTCTACAGCGGAGCTTTCCATTCTTCAGGCACGCAAGGAGATTCATCTTTTTGCAGAACGTACCCATCGTATGTTCGGCATGGTGCAGGACTTGCTGCATACGGAAAAGGATGATGATTTCAACAAACTGTTCAGCCGGATAGAGAAATACGAGAATATCAGCGACAATATGGAGTTGGAAATAGCCAACTATCTGAACCAGGTATCCGAAGGTCGTCTGAGTTCCGAAAGTAAGTTGCAGATACGCGCCATGCTACGTGAAGTGACGGAGATTGAAAGTATCGGGGACAGTTGTTACAACCTGGCACGTACCGTCAACCGGAAGCGTCAGACAAACCAGGACTTTACCGAAAAGCAATACGAGCATATCCACTTCATGATGAAGCTGACGAATGACGCTCTTGCACAAATGATTATGGTGGTAGAGAAACCGGAACATCAGAATATTGACATCAACAAGTCTTTCAATATTGAAAACGAAATCAATAATTACCGCAACCAATTGAAGAATCAGAATATCCTGGATGTGAACAACAAGGAATATGATTATCAAATGGGAGTTTACTACATGGATATTATCGCCGAATGTGAGAAACTGGGCGACTATATAGTAAATGTGGTAGAAGCCAGCAGTGATGTGAAAGAAAAGAAGGTTTCCTGA
- a CDS encoding calcium-translocating P-type ATPase, PMCA-type, whose amino-acid sequence MSTNKDDFYHIGLTDNEVLQSREKNGINLLTPPKRPSLWKLYLEKFEDPVVRVLLVAAAFSLIISIIENEYAETIGIIAAILLATGIGFFFEYDASKKFDLLNAVNEETLVKVIRNGRVQEVPRKDIVVGDIVILETGEEIPADGELLEAISLQVNESNLTGEPVINKTTIEAEFDEEATYASNLVMRGTTVVDGHGTMRVLHVGDATEIGKVARQSTEDNLEPTPLNIQLTELANLIGKIGFTVAGLAFLIFFVKDVLFAFDFGALNGWHEWLPVFERTLKYFMMAVTLIVVAVPEGLPMSVTLSLALNMRRMLSTNNLVRKMHACETMGAITVICTDKTGTLTQNLMQVHEPNFYGIKNGSDLSDDDISALIAEGISANSTAFLEEPAAGEKPKGVGNPTEVALLLWLNSQGRDYLALRENAHILDQLTFSTERKFMATLVESPLIGKKILYIKGAPEIVLGKCKEVVLDGNRVDAVEYRSTVEAQLLNYQNMAMRTLGFAFKIVGENEPNDCTELVSANDLNFLGVVAISDPIRPDVPAAIAKCQSAGIGIKIVTGDTPGTATEIARQIGLWNPETDTERNRITGVAFAELSDEEALDRVMELKIMSRARPTDKQRLVQLLQQKGAVVAVTGDGTNDAPALNHAQVGLSMGTGTSVAKEASDITLLDDSFNSIGTAVMWGRSLYKNIQRFIVFQLTINFVALLIVLLGSVIGTELPLTVTQMLWVNLIMDTFAALALASIPPSETVMLEKPRRSTDFIISKAMRSNIIGVGSIFLIVLLGMIYYFDHSPQGMDIHNLTIFFTFFVMLQFWNLFNARVFGTTESAFKGLSKSYGMELIVLAILVGQFLIVQFGGAVFRTEPLNWQTWLLIIGVSSTVLWVGELVRLVQRIIH is encoded by the coding sequence ATGAGTACAAATAAAGATGACTTTTATCATATAGGACTTACAGACAATGAAGTCCTCCAAAGCAGGGAAAAAAATGGTATCAACCTGTTAACGCCACCCAAGCGTCCTTCCTTGTGGAAGCTTTATCTCGAAAAATTTGAAGACCCGGTGGTGCGTGTACTGTTAGTAGCAGCCGCATTTTCCCTAATCATCTCCATCATCGAAAATGAATACGCCGAAACTATCGGAATCATTGCCGCCATCCTACTGGCTACCGGTATCGGTTTCTTTTTCGAATATGATGCCAGCAAGAAATTCGATTTGCTGAATGCAGTCAACGAAGAAACGTTGGTAAAAGTCATCCGTAACGGACGTGTGCAGGAAGTTCCCCGTAAAGACATAGTGGTAGGCGATATAGTGATTTTGGAAACCGGTGAGGAAATTCCCGCAGACGGAGAATTGCTGGAAGCAATTTCTTTGCAGGTAAACGAATCCAATCTGACAGGAGAACCCGTCATCAATAAAACTACCATAGAAGCGGAGTTTGACGAAGAGGCAACGTATGCTTCCAATTTGGTGATGCGCGGCACTACGGTAGTCGACGGACACGGAACCATGCGCGTACTGCATGTGGGAGATGCTACTGAAATCGGAAAAGTAGCCCGCCAAAGCACAGAAGATAATCTGGAACCCACTCCGCTGAACATTCAGTTGACAGAACTTGCCAATCTGATTGGAAAAATCGGTTTTACCGTTGCGGGACTCGCTTTCCTTATCTTCTTTGTGAAAGATGTATTGTTCGCCTTTGATTTCGGCGCATTGAACGGATGGCATGAATGGCTTCCTGTTTTCGAGCGGACACTCAAATACTTTATGATGGCGGTTACTTTGATTGTAGTAGCCGTGCCCGAAGGCTTGCCAATGAGCGTCACCCTCAGCCTGGCGTTGAATATGCGCCGTATGCTCTCTACTAACAACCTGGTACGGAAGATGCACGCTTGCGAAACGATGGGTGCTATCACTGTGATTTGCACGGACAAGACCGGTACGCTGACACAAAACTTGATGCAGGTGCACGAACCAAATTTCTATGGTATCAAGAACGGCAGCGACTTGTCCGACGATGATATCAGCGCACTTATCGCAGAAGGCATCAGTGCCAATTCTACCGCTTTTCTTGAAGAACCGGCTGCCGGTGAAAAGCCGAAAGGAGTAGGAAATCCTACCGAAGTGGCTTTGTTATTATGGCTGAACAGCCAGGGAAGAGATTATCTGGCACTTCGTGAGAATGCACATATCCTCGACCAGTTAACATTCTCCACCGAACGGAAATTCATGGCGACACTTGTAGAATCGCCATTAATCGGAAAGAAAATACTCTATATCAAAGGAGCACCGGAAATTGTTCTTGGCAAGTGCAAGGAAGTTGTACTGGACGGGAATCGGGTAGATGCCGTGGAATACCGTTCGACAGTAGAAGCGCAATTGCTGAATTATCAGAATATGGCGATGCGCACACTTGGATTTGCTTTCAAGATTGTAGGGGAGAACGAGCCGAATGACTGTACGGAGCTGGTATCAGCCAATGATTTGAACTTCTTAGGCGTCGTAGCCATTTCCGACCCGATTCGTCCGGATGTGCCTGCTGCCATAGCCAAATGCCAGTCGGCAGGTATCGGTATCAAGATTGTGACCGGTGACACACCGGGAACTGCTACGGAGATTGCCCGTCAGATAGGTCTTTGGAATCCGGAGACGGATACGGAACGGAATCGTATCACCGGAGTGGCATTCGCCGAATTGAGTGACGAAGAAGCATTAGACCGGGTGATGGAGCTTAAAATCATGTCGCGTGCCCGCCCGACGGATAAACAACGCCTGGTACAATTGCTCCAGCAAAAAGGAGCGGTAGTAGCCGTGACCGGAGACGGCACGAACGACGCACCCGCTTTGAATCATGCACAAGTCGGTCTGTCGATGGGAACGGGAACTTCCGTAGCCAAAGAAGCCAGTGACATTACCTTGCTCGACGACTCATTCAACAGTATCGGAACCGCTGTCATGTGGGGACGTTCACTTTATAAGAATATCCAGCGTTTCATTGTTTTTCAGTTGACGATTAATTTCGTCGCGCTGCTTATCGTTCTGCTGGGGTCGGTTATCGGTACGGAACTTCCGCTGACCGTAACACAAATGTTATGGGTAAACCTGATTATGGATACTTTTGCCGCTTTGGCTTTGGCTTCCATTCCGCCCAGCGAAACTGTAATGCTTGAGAAACCCCGTCGCAGCACTGATTTCATCATCAGTAAAGCAATGCGGTCTAATATAATAGGTGTAGGTTCTATTTTCCTTATCGTACTGCTCGGAATGATTTATTATTTCGACCACAGCCCGCAGGGTATGGATATACACAATCTCACTATTTTCTTTACCTTCTTCGTCATGTTACAATTCTGGAACCTCTTCAATGCCCGCGTATTCGGTACTACCGAATCGGCATTCAAAGGGCTTTCCAAATCGTATGGTATGGAACTGATTGTGCTTGCCATCCTGGTAGGACAATTCCTGATTGTGCAGTTCGGTGGAGCTGTATTCCGTACGGAGCCGCTCAACTGGCAAACTTGGCTTCTTATTATAGGCGTTTCGTCCACGGTGTTATGGGTTGGAGAACTTGTTCGCCTTGTTCAACGTATTATTCACTAA
- the rd gene encoding rubredoxin, protein MKKYICTVCEYIYDPEQGDPESGIEPGTAFEDIPDDWTCPLCGVGKEDFEPYEG, encoded by the coding sequence ATGAAGAAGTACATTTGCACGGTCTGTGAATATATTTACGACCCCGAACAAGGAGATCCGGAAAGCGGAATTGAACCAGGAACTGCGTTTGAGGACATTCCTGATGATTGGACTTGTCCACTTTGCGGAGTCGGAAAAGAAGATTTCGAACCGTACGAAGGATAA
- a CDS encoding helix-turn-helix domain-containing protein, with protein MKYTFEKKFNIVSRVKAGCPIRQLAKENNLHENKILDWVRLYDRYGVDILRKRSKIKPTSDFKEQVVRELLEKGLPLSHALIKYRISRTALEGWVRTVRKHG; from the coding sequence ATGAAATACACTTTTGAAAAAAAGTTCAATATAGTGAGCAGGGTAAAAGCCGGTTGTCCAATTAGACAGTTGGCAAAAGAAAACAACCTACATGAGAATAAAATTCTCGATTGGGTACGTTTATATGATAGATACGGGGTTGATATCCTAAGAAAACGTTCCAAGATAAAGCCTACAAGTGATTTTAAGGAACAGGTTGTACGCGAGCTATTGGAAAAAGGATTACCTTTGTCCCATGCATTGATAAAGTACCGTATAAGTCGTACAGCACTTGAAGGCTGGGTTCGTACGGTTCGTAAACATGGATAA
- a CDS encoding heparinase II/III family protein, producing the protein MDKKNPLLEISKEEYEILDNSTLQDEAENNRFAWRPLEVSDRLQAQLIQFLLFLPAQSFTTSFCILCRQFILCHCR; encoded by the coding sequence ATGGATAAAAAAAATCCACTTCTGGAGATTTCTAAAGAAGAATATGAGATTCTGGATAACAGTACACTTCAGGACGAAGCCGAAAACAATCGTTTTGCATGGCGTCCATTAGAGGTTAGCGACAGGTTACAGGCACAATTGATTCAATTTCTGTTATTTCTGCCCGCCCAATCGTTTACAACCTCGTTCTGTATTCTTTGTCGACAATTCATTCTTTGTCATTGTAGATGA
- a CDS encoding nucleoside kinase: MKQMLQICCKNNNISKEFPIGSSLLDIYYGFNLNFPYQVVSAKVNNRSEGLNFRVYNNKDIEFLDVRDQSGIRTYVRSLCFVLFKAVTELYPDGKLFVEHPVSKGYFCNLRIGRPIELEDVKRIKQRMQEIIAENIPYHRIECHTAEAVRVFSERGMNDKVRLLETSGSLYTYYYTLGDTVDYYYGNLLPSTGYIKLFDIVKYYDGLLLRIPSRENPEVLEDVVKQEKMLDVFKEYLNWSYIMGLNNAGDFNLACEEGHATDLINVAEALQEKKIAQIADTIFHRGENGNRVKLVLIAGPSSSGKTTFSKRLSIQLMTNGLKPYPISLDNYFVDREDTPLDENGNYDYESLYALDLDLFNQQLQALLRGEEVELPRFNFSLGKKEYKGDKLKIEDNTILILEGIHALNPELTPHIPAERKFKIYVSALTTISLDDHNWIPTTDNRLLRRIIRDFNYRGYSARETISRWPSVRAGEDKWIFPYQENADVMFNSALLFEFAVLRLHAEPILMGVPRNCPEYCEAYRLLKFIKYFVPVQDKEIPPTSLLREFLGGSSFKY; this comes from the coding sequence ATGAAACAGATGTTACAAATATGTTGCAAAAATAATAATATTTCTAAAGAATTCCCTATCGGGAGCTCACTTTTGGATATTTATTACGGTTTTAATCTTAATTTTCCTTATCAAGTGGTCAGTGCCAAAGTCAATAACCGCTCTGAGGGACTTAATTTTAGGGTATATAACAATAAGGATATAGAGTTTCTGGACGTAAGAGACCAGTCCGGTATACGTACCTATGTCCGTTCGCTCTGCTTTGTCTTGTTTAAGGCTGTCACGGAGTTGTATCCCGACGGAAAGTTATTCGTAGAACATCCTGTGTCAAAAGGCTATTTCTGCAATTTGCGTATCGGGCGTCCTATCGAACTGGAAGATGTGAAACGCATCAAGCAGCGTATGCAGGAAATTATTGCCGAAAATATTCCTTATCACCGCATCGAATGTCATACGGCGGAAGCTGTACGCGTATTTAGTGAACGGGGGATGAATGACAAAGTGCGGCTGCTCGAAACTTCCGGCTCTCTCTATACCTATTACTACACGTTGGGTGATACGGTCGATTATTATTATGGTAATCTGTTGCCCAGCACCGGATATATTAAGTTGTTCGACATCGTGAAATATTATGATGGACTGCTTCTTCGGATTCCGAGCCGCGAGAATCCCGAAGTATTGGAAGATGTTGTGAAGCAGGAGAAGATGCTGGACGTCTTTAAGGAATATCTGAACTGGAGTTACATTATGGGACTCAACAACGCCGGAGACTTTAACCTGGCTTGTGAAGAAGGGCACGCCACAGATTTGATTAATGTAGCCGAAGCCTTGCAGGAGAAGAAGATAGCTCAGATAGCCGATACCATCTTCCACCGTGGAGAAAACGGCAACCGTGTGAAACTTGTCTTGATTGCCGGACCGTCGTCTTCGGGGAAAACGACTTTCAGCAAACGTCTCTCTATCCAGTTGATGACAAACGGCTTGAAACCCTATCCAATCTCTTTGGACAACTATTTCGTAGACCGTGAAGACACTCCTCTGGATGAAAACGGAAACTATGATTATGAATCACTTTACGCTCTCGACCTGGATTTGTTCAACCAGCAATTGCAAGCCCTGCTACGTGGTGAAGAGGTGGAACTTCCCCGTTTCAACTTTTCCCTTGGCAAGAAAGAGTATAAAGGTGACAAATTGAAAATAGAAGATAACACGATTCTGATTCTGGAAGGTATTCATGCCTTGAATCCGGAGCTGACTCCCCATATTCCGGCTGAACGCAAATTTAAGATTTACGTATCTGCACTGACTACCATTTCCCTGGACGACCATAACTGGATTCCGACCACAGATAACCGTCTGTTGCGCCGTATTATCCGTGACTTCAATTATCGTGGATATTCCGCCCGTGAAACCATTTCACGCTGGCCTAGTGTACGTGCCGGTGAAGACAAGTGGATATTCCCTTACCAAGAGAATGCCGATGTTATGTTCAATTCGGCATTACTCTTTGAATTTGCCGTTCTTCGCCTGCATGCCGAACCTATCTTGATGGGAGTTCCGCGCAATTGTCCCGAATATTGTGAAGCTTACCGGTTGCTGAAATTCATTAAATATTTTGTTCCGGTACAGGATAAGGAAATTCCGCCGACTTCCCTGCTTCGCGAGTTTTTGGGTGGGAGCAGTTTTAAATATTAA
- a CDS encoding acetylxylan esterase, whose translation MKKLLLSVCLLSAILLSVVAENYPYRSDVLWVTVPNHADWIYKTGEKATVEVQFYKYGIPGDNVIVNYEIGGDLMPADTKGSVTLKNGKAIIPVGTMKEPGFRDCRLKATVDGKTYSHHVKVGFSPEKLKPYTAMPADFNEFWEKAKAEQKDFPLTYTKEHVEKYSTDKIDCYLVKLQLNKGGQCIYGYLSYPKKEGKFPVVLCPPGAGIKTIKEPLRHKYYAEQGCIRFEIEIHGLNPEMNEQEFKEISNAFNGRGNGYLNNGLDNRDNYYMKRVYLACVRSIDFLTSLPEWDGKNVIAQGGSQGGALALITAGLDQRVTACVANHPALSDMAGYKAGRAGGYPHFFKRATGMDTPEKIKTMAYYDVVNFAKLIKADTYMTWGFNDDVCPPTTSYIVYNVLNCPKEALITPINEHWTSNDTEYGHLLWIKKHLK comes from the coding sequence ATGAAGAAACTACTCTTATCCGTATGTCTACTGTCAGCAATCTTGTTATCTGTCGTAGCCGAAAACTATCCTTATAGAAGCGATGTGCTTTGGGTTACTGTTCCCAACCATGCCGACTGGATTTATAAGACAGGAGAAAAAGCGACCGTGGAAGTACAATTCTATAAATATGGTATTCCCGGAGATAACGTAATTGTCAACTATGAAATAGGCGGAGATTTGATGCCTGCCGATACAAAGGGAAGTGTTACACTCAAAAACGGCAAAGCCATAATTCCTGTCGGCACAATGAAAGAGCCCGGATTCCGCGATTGCCGCCTGAAGGCAACAGTGGACGGAAAAACGTATTCGCATCATGTCAAAGTCGGTTTCTCACCGGAAAAGCTTAAGCCATATACTGCCATGCCCGCCGATTTCAACGAATTCTGGGAGAAGGCTAAAGCAGAGCAGAAAGATTTTCCGCTGACTTATACGAAAGAGCATGTAGAAAAGTATTCTACGGATAAAATAGATTGCTATCTCGTGAAATTGCAACTGAATAAAGGCGGGCAATGCATCTATGGCTATTTATCCTATCCGAAGAAAGAAGGGAAATTTCCGGTTGTATTATGTCCCCCGGGAGCAGGTATCAAAACAATTAAAGAGCCTTTGCGCCATAAATATTATGCGGAACAAGGCTGCATCCGCTTTGAAATTGAGATACACGGGCTTAATCCGGAAATGAATGAACAGGAATTTAAAGAAATAAGCAATGCATTCAATGGTAGAGGGAACGGGTATCTAAACAATGGTTTGGACAACCGTGACAATTACTACATGAAACGGGTATATCTGGCTTGTGTCCGCAGCATCGATTTCTTAACTTCCTTACCGGAATGGGACGGCAAGAATGTGATTGCTCAAGGGGGAAGCCAGGGTGGCGCATTAGCTTTAATCACCGCCGGACTTGACCAGCGTGTCACCGCTTGCGTCGCCAATCATCCCGCATTAAGTGATATGGCAGGATATAAGGCAGGACGTGCCGGTGGTTATCCGCACTTTTTCAAAAGAGCAACGGGTATGGATACGCCTGAAAAGATAAAGACAATGGCTTATTACGATGTAGTGAACTTCGCAAAGCTAATCAAAGCGGACACTTATATGACATGGGGATTCAATGATGACGTATGCCCACCGACCACCAGTTATATTGTTTACAATGTATTGAACTGCCCGAAAGAGGCGTTGATAACTCCGATTAACGAGCATTGGACTTCAAATGATACTGAATACGGGCATTTGCTTTGGATAAAGAAGCATCTGAAATAA
- a CDS encoding aminopeptidase P family protein, protein MFAKETYMQRRALLKKNLGSGVLLFLGNDECGLNYEDNTFRYRQDSTFLYYFGLSCAGLSAIIDIDEDKEIIFGDELSIDAIVWMGSQPTLHDKCERVGVANLMPSAEIVSYLHKCVQKGKAIHYLPPYRPEHKLKLMDWLGIPPARQEGSVPFIRAVIAQRNYKSAEEIVEIEKACDVTADMHITAMKVLRPGMYEYEVVAEMNRVAESNNCQLSFATIATINGQTLHNHYHGNLVKPGDLFLIDAGAEVESGYAGDMSSTVPADKKFTTRQREVYEIQNAMHLESVKALRPGIPYMEVYELSARVMVEGMKALGLMKGNAEDAVREGAHALFYPHGLGHMMGLDVHDMENLGEIWVGYNGQPKSTQFGRKSQRLAIPLEPGFVHTVEPGIYFIPELIDMWKAEKKFADFINYDVVETYKDFGGIRNEEDYLITETGARRLGKKIPLTPEEVEALR, encoded by the coding sequence ATGTTTGCCAAAGAAACGTATATGCAGCGGAGAGCCCTGCTGAAAAAGAATCTAGGCTCTGGAGTATTGTTATTTCTTGGAAATGACGAGTGCGGATTGAATTACGAGGATAACACATTCCGTTATCGACAGGATTCCACTTTCCTCTATTATTTCGGACTTTCATGCGCCGGACTTTCGGCAATCATAGATATCGATGAAGACAAGGAAATCATTTTCGGTGATGAACTGTCTATTGACGCTATCGTATGGATGGGCTCGCAACCGACATTGCACGATAAATGCGAACGTGTGGGTGTGGCTAATTTAATGCCGTCTGCCGAGATTGTAAGTTATCTTCATAAATGTGTGCAGAAAGGAAAGGCGATTCATTATCTGCCCCCTTACCGTCCCGAACATAAACTGAAACTAATGGACTGGCTGGGGATACCGCCTGCACGCCAAGAAGGTTCCGTACCTTTCATCCGCGCTGTCATCGCTCAACGTAATTATAAATCCGCAGAAGAAATCGTAGAAATAGAAAAGGCTTGCGACGTGACTGCCGATATGCATATTACAGCCATGAAGGTGCTTCGTCCGGGTATGTACGAATATGAGGTAGTAGCAGAAATGAACCGGGTGGCAGAATCTAACAACTGCCAGCTCTCTTTTGCCACAATTGCCACTATCAACGGGCAAACGTTGCACAACCATTATCACGGCAATCTCGTGAAACCGGGTGACTTGTTTTTAATTGACGCCGGTGCGGAAGTTGAATCAGGATATGCGGGCGATATGTCGTCTACGGTTCCTGCCGACAAGAAGTTCACAACCCGCCAGCGTGAAGTGTACGAAATTCAAAATGCAATGCATCTCGAATCGGTGAAAGCTCTCCGTCCGGGAATTCCTTATATGGAAGTTTACGAATTGTCCGCCCGCGTGATGGTAGAAGGCATGAAAGCTCTCGGACTGATGAAAGGAAATGCTGAGGATGCTGTTCGCGAAGGCGCTCATGCCCTGTTCTATCCGCATGGATTAGGTCATATGATGGGATTGGATGTACATGATATGGAAAATCTGGGTGAGATATGGGTAGGATACAACGGTCAGCCGAAGAGTACGCAGTTCGGTCGTAAGTCACAACGTCTCGCCATTCCGCTGGAACCGGGATTTGTACATACCGTGGAACCGGGCATTTACTTTATTCCCGAACTGATTGATATGTGGAAAGCAGAAAAGAAATTCGCTGATTTCATCAACTATGACGTGGTGGAAACTTACAAGGATTTCGGCGGTATCCGTAACGAAGAAGATTATCTGATTACAGAAACCGGCGCTCGCAGACTGGGCAAGAAAATTCCTTTGACTCCGGAAGAAGTAGAAGCTTTGAGATGA
- a CDS encoding DUF86 domain-containing protein has protein sequence MQSISNADILDMLLFVEERIHTTIERCSSVISVNDFLVSPDKMDIFDATCMRLQTIGETIKNIDNLTNHGLLINYAGTPWKSIIGLRNIISHEYLSIDPEEIFKIVKGHLPGLFLAIQQIRNDIADNI, from the coding sequence ATGCAATCTATATCTAATGCTGACATATTGGATATGCTTCTTTTTGTAGAAGAACGCATTCATACAACTATAGAAAGATGTAGTAGTGTTATTTCCGTGAATGACTTTTTGGTTTCTCCTGATAAGATGGATATTTTTGATGCAACTTGTATGCGTTTGCAAACCATAGGTGAAACTATTAAAAACATAGACAACCTGACTAATCATGGACTATTAATAAATTATGCTGGCACTCCGTGGAAGAGTATAATCGGACTACGCAATATTATTTCTCACGAATACCTATCTATTGACCCGGAAGAAATTTTTAAAATAGTAAAGGGGCATTTGCCTGGATTGTTTCTTGCAATTCAGCAGATCAGAAATGATATTGCCGATAATATATAA